The genomic segment TTGACGCGTAATCAAATTATTCAGCAAGCATCACTGTCGGTTTTGAGTCAAGCCAACCAAGCTCCCCAAACCGCCTTGAGCCTATTAGGATAATTGTCTTACACAGTGGCCATTTAAAAATAGTTTATACTGAATAATAGTGTTCGGTTGATAGGATTTATGAAGAGGGAACATTGGGTTTTAACACGCCATGTTCCCTTCCTTGTTTTAGGGGGACATTATGGATATTAATCTTTCACAAGTTGGCAAGAATGTTGCTGTTTTTGCAGATGATACAAACTCTGAAAACCTAGCTGGCTCTCGGCAAACCAGCGCCCCTTTATTTGAAACGGGGCTAGTAAAGGAAGCTAGTATTGAGCAAGCTAAAGAGATTTTGCTAACCGCCGATAAAGAACTAGATGAGGCGTTGCAACCAAATCAGCAAAACTTGGAAGAAGCGATTTCAGAGGTGAATGAGTTTGTTCAAACGAGAAATAAGCAGTTGAATTTCTCGGTGGATGACGATAGTGGTAAACAAGTGGTTAAGGTGACCGACTCTGATAGCGGGGATGTCATTAGACAAATCCCGACTGAAGAGGTGCTTAATTTATCACGACGTATCAAAGAGTTGCAGATGGATGTTGGTTCAGCAGTGGGTATGTTTTTTGATAAACAGGCATAACGCATGTGTATCTAAATAAGAGGTAATTATGTCAATTCAATCGCTAGGTGTCGGCTCAGGACTTGATTTAGAGGCATTAGTCAGTCAATTGCTAGAGGCGGAACGCGCCCCTAAGCAAGAACGTCTAGATTCTCAGGAAGAATCTTATGATGCTGAAATTTCGAGTATTGGTACGCTAAAATCTAAAATGAAAGAGTTTTTGGATAGCGTGGACGAACTGCGCAGTGATGCAAACTTGAAAGGTCGTGAACCGACAATTAAAAACCCTAGCGAAAATGTTGAGCCGTTTACCGCAGATGCTTCAAATAGTGCCGTTGAGGCAACCTATGCCATTGCTGTGAC from the Paraglaciecola mesophila genome contains:
- a CDS encoding flagellar protein FlaG, giving the protein MDINLSQVGKNVAVFADDTNSENLAGSRQTSAPLFETGLVKEASIEQAKEILLTADKELDEALQPNQQNLEEAISEVNEFVQTRNKQLNFSVDDDSGKQVVKVTDSDSGDVIRQIPTEEVLNLSRRIKELQMDVGSAVGMFFDKQA